Proteins found in one Plasmodium malariae genome assembly, chromosome: 13 genomic segment:
- the PmUG01_13028000 gene encoding conserved Plasmodium protein, unknown function produces MEREVQQRKIIDALYDSWSNDEGRRKESEQILNEYEKEEFFIMCLLDICMYKSVHYNIRKLCIIYCKNLVVRYWHCRDELQYNNDVKKVVKGKIIEILNDVDNLINYYKEFCILLKKIARYELVHNFPELLECFLYNINIQKNNLNNLFIYLYLLHKILREQYNKKLLKDKKETFDISEKFIYTLGPFWNNSFNKYFQNNFEGPCICNNEEKCNKCYTIYNLIKECEKKLSFGEINQRVDTHEVDTILSATTVIRSSSSSTSSVKARYDNCDIGTDSSSQDHRCTDTTVQDNHDPTSDKKIKILKFLDSIILNLIINRNDIMKGMSSGTITGSANRSEGSGSINNMDSEWRKSFFNALINKTIYFLKFINKNSAVYYLKYLKFLLSSFLLMIEFHSSFHVYLKREITEKFICLFLKKNINIELNNYMNNYENKFVEIVNLCISILKSIFYHFCLNQYNLIKQKKVRENYLNVKNMICNSQDVHFDGYNDNTLEAKIMTNFVMNVKNVDCENNKKSSLFNKNLSFKDILTYIREEVKQALTNDDFILMHNQKALEIFDFLRLYCINISSEQIIDVTLNIKDDYETEENVFYNNAKDCLVQLSSEPFLFSIFNHFFEPLINSFHNYAHYLNNLPTNLKSIQISDFSQAIINLDGYLNIYYILYPSFHKKIKIEHILCMIQFFIDYLSIEYTHPLISYRIALIIKIWLKNYKVSFPFIDDITLLIYENIRLLYIHLLHKSVKSLIATRPVDSDNSNLPHHYALKSANFMPLLFFKFICLFKYIFKYEYVYSNYDYINEFLVGSLITILTKISFPKNIQKILEILSHIVFISNKEKDITIFKDNYNFLLDLYMNSNISIKEYLLNILVQILNKNFECGESLSDFMNKERISSSHHSGNQTIDQHVSNTSNQRSNQTNDQRDNHTNDQRANQSNSPSRKEKTCDDVILFYFSLDIIFYTLKAREQSFVYEENKGKGIALMNCSSGKSSIYPFTWEYSSYVKEVNLDIDKTINDNFYSLWLCILKLLSKMISPKNEEIIKKMCSLYISTTKFLCAYFKKLEEGLVPFEISNSCFDVIMEYFCLFIIHERHNYYLTFESVSTKILTNDILKNNMLSIVYNSFVLNDEGKMEKCIYILHLCLSIYKNDIKKEMPSLFSYIANFIVIFLIKVLLKYFSKYFNFYKYIKNIRQHGNQNNSNSSTNVCNSEEDNYDNTGISLFLSSENLTRDEKNKMTGSIYYTSSSTNKYNKNEEINIKIANYNKSHIKYIYDNIINYKHDENFVSDFFNFQNDIKRLLNITYLNNYDITVTFKNYNFYTVNEDNYTYVNKHSVYTLISIMSLYEANFLNFVLISFLSYFKISISLFIYSLFYQSQYIHNKNILISLLIFIYTLTQNYMFTDFASSIFVHTNFQNIACSKSFENFIFDKNKTTHLFICDKDEHILLVIELLKLINNILNTNKDIYIEKKNILHLSTVTSSLSGHKIFHSYNYNLILSKILKYDEFSNICNKALENVLTHLLDVSDVEEKNRKKIVVNYLKENIDNMNIALIDMYKKYVSSL; encoded by the exons ATGGAAAGGGAGGTACAGCAGAGGAAGATTATCGACGCCCTCTATGACTCTTGGTCGAACGATGAAGGACGGAGAAAAGAATCTGAACAAATTTTAAACGAATATGAAAAAGAGGAGTTTTTCATTATGTGCCTACtagatatatgtatgtacaaaaGTGTACACTACAACATTagaaaattatgtattatttattgtaaaaatttagtTGTTCGATATTGGCATTGTAGAGATGAgttacaatataataatgatgtGAAAAAAGTAGTGAAGGGAAAAATCATTGAAATATTGAATGATGTAGACAATTTGATTAATTATTACAAagaattttgtattttattaaagaaaatagcTAGATATGaacttgttcataattttccaGAATTATTAGAAtgctttttatataatataaatatacagaaaaataatctaaacaatttatttatatatttgtatttactccataaaatattaagagagcaatataataaaaaattactaaaggataaaaaagaaacgtTTGATATATCGgaaaagtttatatatacacttggACCTTTTTGGAATAAcagttttaataaatactttcaaaataattttgaagGCCCTTGTATTTGTAATAATGAGGAAAAATGTAACAAGTgttatactatatataatttaatcaAAGAGTGTGAAAAGAAATTGTCTTTTGGTGAGATCAACCAAAGAGTAGACACTCATGAGGTGGATACAATTCTATCAGCCACTACTGTTATtcgtagtagtagtagtagtactAGTAGTGTTAAAGCTCGTTATGATAATTGTGATATAGGTACGGATAGTAGCAGCCAGGATCATCGCTGCACTGATACTACTGTTCAGGATAACCATGACCCTACAAGTGAtaagaagataaaaatacTGAAGTTTTTAGACAGTATTATACTCAATCTCATCATCAACAGAAATGATATAATGAAAGGGATGAGCAGCGGGACGATTACAGGTAGTGCAAATCGAAGCGAAGGAAGCGGCAGTATAAATAACATGGATAGCGAGTGGAGGAAGAGTTTTTTCAACGCACTGATCAACAAAACGATATACTTTCTCAAGTTCATTAACAAGAACTCCGCTGTgtattatttgaaatatttaaaatttttgttgaGCTCGTTTTTGTTGATGATAGAATTTCATAGCTCCTTTCATGTATACTTGAAGAGAGAAATAACAGAAaagtttatttgtttatttttgaaaaaaaatataaatatagaattaaataattacatgaacaattatgaaaataaatttgtagAAATTGTAAACTTGTGTATATCTATTTTGAAgtctattttttatcatttttgtttaaaccaatataatttaattaaacaaaaaaaagtaagagaaaattatttgaatgtaaaaaatatgatatgtAACAGTCAGGATGTGCACTTTGATGGTTATAATGACAATACATTGGAAGCCAAAATTATGACTAATTTTGTTatgaatgtaaaaaatgtggactgtgaaaataataaaaaaagttccttgttcaataaaaatttatcattcaaggatatattaacatatataagaGAAGAAGTAAAACAAGCACTAACGAATGatgattttattttgatgCATAACCAAAAAGCCCTTGAAATTTTCGATTTTTTAAgattatattgtattaatatatcctCTGAACAAATTATTGACGTTacgttaaatataaaagatgaCTACGAAACAGAggaaaatgttttttataataatgctAAGGATTGCTTAGTACAATTATCATCAGAGCCTTTTTTATTCTCCATctttaatcatttttttgagCCATTAATTAACTCATTTCATAATTATGCACATTATTTAAACAATCTACcaacaaatttaaaaagtatacaaATATCAGACTTTTCTCAAGCAATAATAAATCTAGATGGgtacttaaatatttattatatattatatccttcttttcataaaaaaataaaaattgaacatatattatgtatgatTCAGTTCTTTATTGATTACTTATCTATTGAATACACACACCCCTTAATTAGTTATAGAATagcattaataataaaaatttggttaaaaaattacaaagtATCTTTTCCCTTTATAGATGATATCACTTTGCTAATTTATGAGAACATTCGACtgttatacatacatttactACATAAAAGTGTTAAGTCGTTAATTGCTACTAGACCGGTTGACTCAGATAATTCCAACCTCCCACATCACTATGCTTTAAAATCAGCCAACTTTATGCCcctcctttttttcaaatttatttgtttattcaaGTACATTTTCAAGTACGAATATGTGTACAGCAACTATGACTACATCAACGAGTTCTTGGTTGGATCCCTCATCACTATACTCACCAAG ATATCTTTCCCCAAAAACATACAGAAAATTTTGGAAATCTTGAGTCACATAGTTTTCATTAGTAATAAGGAAAAGGATATTACCATTTTCAAAGACAATTACAACTTTTTGTTGGATTTGTACATGAACAGTAACATATCCATTAAGGAGTACCTTCTGAACATACTAGTGCAAATActgaataaaaattttgaatgcGGCGAAAGCCTCTCCGATTTTATGAACAAGGAAAGGATTAGCAGTTCTCATCACAGTGGCAATCAAACTATTGACCAACATGTCAGTAACACTAGTAACCAACGGAGCAATCAAACCAATGATCAACGGGATAACCACACCAATGATCAACGAGCTAACCAAAGTAATAGCCCATCTAGGAAGGAGAAAACATGCGACGATgtgattttattttacttcagtttggatataatattttatacactGAAGGCAAGAGAGCAAAGTTTTGTGTATGAGGAAAACAAAGGGAAAGGTATTGCCTTGATGAATTGCAGTAGTGGAAAGAGTAGTATATACCCCTTCACATGGGAATATTCTTCATACGTTAAGGAAGTGAATTTAGACATTGACAAAACAATAAATGATAACTTTTACTCTTTGTGgttatgtattttaaagTTGCTCTCAAAAATGATTAGtccaaaaaatgaagaaataattaAGAAGATGTGCTCATTGTACATAAGTacaacaaaatttttatgtgcatattttaaaaaattagaagaaGGATTAGTACCATTTGAAATAAGTAATTCCTGTTTTGATGTAATTATGGAAtacttttgtttatttattatacacGAAAggcataattattatttaacattCGAGTCTGTTTCCACTAAAATTTTGACAAAcgatattttgaaaaataatatgttatcTATTGTGTATAACAGTTTTGTGCTAAATGATGAAgggaaaatggaaaaatgcATTTACATTTTACACCTTTGTttgagtatatataaaaatgatataaaaaaggaaatgcCTTCTCTTTTTAGTTATATAGCCAattttatagtaatatttttaataaaagtgctattaaaatattttagtaaatattttaatttttataaatatattaagaatattCGTCAACATGGAAACCAAAACAATAGCAATAGTAGTACTAACGTGTGTAATAGTGAAGAAGACAATTATGATAACACGggtatatctttatttttatcaagtGAAAATTTAACGcgagatgaaaaaaataaaatgactGGAAGTATTTATTATACTAGCTCAAgtactaataaatataataaaaatgaagaaataaatatcaaaattgcaaattataataaaagtcatattaaatatatatatgataatataataaattataaacatgatgaaaattttgtatcggatttttttaatttccaaaatgatataaagcgattgttaaatattacttatttaaataattatgacaTTACAGTAACTTTtaagaattataatttttatactgtaaatgaagataattatacatatgtaaataaacaTAGTGTATATACTTTAATATCTATTATGTCATTATATGaagcaaattttttaaattttgttttaatatcttTTCTTTCGTACTTTAAAATTAGCATTTCTCTATTTATATACTCTCTTTTTTACCAATCTCagtatattcataataaaaatatactaatcAGTTtgctaatttttatttataccttAACccaaaattatatgtttaccGACTTTGCTTCTTCTATCTTTGTTCATACAAATTTTCAGAACATAGCATGTAGCAAatcttttgaaaattttatatttgataagaataaaacaacacatttatttatttgcgATAAAGATGAGCATATTTTGTTAGTAATAGAATTACTCAAATtaattaacaatatattaaacacaaataaagatatatatattgagaaaaaaaatattcttcacCTAAGCACAGTAACATCCAGTTTAAGCggacataaaatttttcattcctATAATTACAATTTAATTCTGAGCAAGATTTTGAAGTACGACGAGTTTTCAA ACATATGCAATAAAGCTTTGGAAAACGTGTTAACCCACTTACTGGATGTGAGTGATGTGGAGGAAaagaatagaaaaaaaatagtcgttaactatttaaaagaaaacattGATAACATGAACATTGCCTTAATCGATATGTATAAGAAATATGTGAGTTCTTTATAA
- the PmUG01_13028100 gene encoding conserved Plasmodium protein, unknown function — translation MEEFTALKNILRSNTDIPSNDTTKSYYDHSFCSSSISCSDDIYNYGGIDKTEQHSLPSCVLKLNDSIASNYVFKGNKHISKHDLVHGIKYFPHNDRSKLKGVNFEHGECTSRGKHIEGKKMKEMQEKDRKKNYKNFSTNVESELDMKAQSWYYEQKWDKIRQKRNKAKRKRRKDKCTCKGYINRISHSNSDDQNNGHNSSWCPLQHRGGCTYEDTLKKGIWALCIIRKDIFTGKKVLTNIIYDDVVNGGYCLDTIRKRELFNSNSSLDSLSSREVEDTKWMLNSVDHVDIRSSKERLKGVISQSCALCSNITLIKKIKEIVFNNIKPLCACCFMTFLNLLKVNSIICISCFCSYFPESNIVKCVICGSSFVDKGIPGKGINYNGNHYNYHHFQNNDVDKMNATREEMKMFVSLYQYEFSHNLKSDVYLHFFINMNYCFRRLYLYFNSKQTLIISNNYVYAKYSLPFFELANILHLDERRTTTGGGTKKRKKKNNKKKKKKNDNFKYHLHYDNYDSGKSDDDNCKGDDYGGDDTGGDSLKLCRLVKVDNKFSQENHYFNTTQNRNYFEYSSNVVHEINVNDHPLFKKTNDEMPLKSYIMESEIISSNNSSKGRSDGSSLHSNHVEDASEKSRYSFEASDSTYDHATTEEKHLCLLVDQGDDDRSAKEILTGKEVVQEEKAVEEEKAVEEEKAVEEEKAVEEEKAVEEEKAVEEEKEVEGKEAEEGKEAEEEVKQSGGQELRSGNYQVEKIHTQGEKEDRETRRIYLEKIKGKYSDYDDDAKTEADEIEQGIEKWDKQEEMEKEASEQEQYIMKAEQHEKKEEIYNTKIEKIDNVSREVELELVVRTRREVERKEVDNVRGEVHRRVIDNVRGKVHRNVIDNVRGEVHRKVIDNVRGEVHRRVIDNVRGEVHRKVIDNIRGEVEQKEVDNIHNEVKLELVDDTRREVKRKVEDDKRSEAELEIVDGTIKEEKQNGRDDAPKIEKKGRMCKVDKAVVIEEGDKKEHMVDERAEIYEQMNTNSKGMIKKKKILNNEEYMIPFQERSTEHMSNEVQHFFNSFSETIISSLLKLKNKKIQSSFYQITDSSIKLNQKNFNKTVVKYYTKGDLVLYYIKYIQKQGKEVDKLFRNFQATEKEVGNFKRRFRLLHGRNVTQEDINKSIYVKTKSMHKGKMLIENKINNFVTIPYVKEAYKIIDESRELLELSIRGQNCPKKKNIVSTVKSYLRNNGILKNKKNGISKNIKRQNTELYKLLIKYEHFQNDLSSLIKILALLYDTIINIKNGHLSPTDIFSVLSEIKMFIYDREIKKISTNLRSPARSSVTVAASTTATTTFRSTNMGGASNGERTGKKKKENYLNNQCNDNNHNNDEITSCLTPEIVCILDIKKKNFDKFLIQNDKLKIVNKNSLSFLKEMYFFDSIFINNIYYNNFMSNVVDKYINHFIHQHNVVLFNFSVNYIKNKKKISFFNSFNDYFNSDKTNANIEKGSTHGDHPVVFKKKRRQLEREKIKKKKKKKEKEKEKEKEKGKGKGEGKGEEEKQDEVEDDEEEGENVKDKDGSNDDGQNIKQSKNGDYAFIHSSNMNKNSCTTQNRLIKKKNLCYNNFDTSNSEQDEANNRRNKKTMFIKIIHELKKKLNEVYSYNTYNLTLNAYAQKGKKLYNINKCIFKEDANGTPQPNFMNDKVKIKFTNIYMDKNRKLKKKWEKNEENENIFRGCLHNSQNEDVDTDNEDADNNNDMDRGTEKHKDSTSYLPCIDLKIIKNVNDYINYKNINNFKKYSIIFLIKLELLLLSQDDAIIKKKKKKKKKKIFHFTLVDINIPIFDIMKKNKHNVNYLLEFKNRKNFENVFLNYTQSYFFNSVNLSCSSYNIVKFLFQKNPYVCLILYINDDFIFTDNHNIPSSMCDETYIMGRSTNIDDTNKFKKEISNQYIILQLLYIYYWCCMCDRSNSS, via the exons ATGGAGGAGTTCACTGCCCTGAAGAACATACTTCGAAGTAATACTGACATACCCTCGAACGACACTACTAAATCTTACTATGATCATTCCTTCTGTTCTTCCTCCATTTCATGCTCAGatgatatttataattatggtGGAATAGATAAGACTGAGCAGCACAGTTTACCTAGTTGTGTTCTCAAATTAAATGATAGTATTGCCtcaaattatgtatttaagGGGAACAAACATATTTCAAAACATGACCTTGTTCATGGAATTAAGTATTTTCCTCATAATGACAGATCAAAGCTTAAAGGAGTCAATTTTGAACACGGAGAGTGTACCTCTCGAGGGAAGCACatagaaggaaaaaaaatgaaagaaatgcAAGAAAAAgatcgaaaaaaaaattataaaaattttagcaCCAATGTAGAGAGCGAATTAGACATGAAAGCGCAGAGTTGgtattatgaacaaaaatgGGATAAAATAAGgcagaaaagaaataaagcaaaaaggaaaagaagaaaagataaATGTACGTGCAAAGGGTACATAAACAGGATTAGTCATAGTAATAGCGATGATCAAAATAATGGCCATAACTCAAGTTGGTGTCCACTTCAACATAGAGGAGGATGTACCTATGAAGATACCCTTAAAAAGGGTATATGGGCTCTGTGTATAATtagaaaagatatatttacaGGAAAGAAAGTGTTAACAAATATCATTTATGATGATGTAGTAAATGGAGGTTATTGCTTAGACACtataagaaaaagagaaTTATTTAACTCAAATAGTTCCTTGGACAGTTTAAGTAGTAGAGAGGTTGAAGACACAAAATGGATGTTGAATAGTGTAGATCATGTAGATATACGCTCTTCAAAAGAAAGGCTAAAGGGGGTAATAAGTCAGTCCTGCGCTTTATGCTCCAACATAAcgttgataaaaaaaataaaagaaatagtaTTCAATAACATAAAGCCCTTATGTGCATGCTGTTTTAtgacttttttaaatttactaaAAGTAAACTCAATTATCTGTATTTCTtgtttttgttcatattttccaGAGAGTAACATAGTAAAGTGCGTGATATGTGGGTCCTCTTTCGTAGATAAGGGAATTCCCGGGAAGGGCATCAACTACAATGGAAACCACTACAACTATCACCACTTCCAAAATAACGATGTAGACAAAATGAACGCCACTAGagaagaaatgaaaatgttCGTGTCCTTGTATCAATATGAATTCAGCCATAATTTAAAATCAGATGTttatctacatttttttataaacatgaATTACTGTTTTAGGAgattatatctttattttaactCTAAACAGACACTAATTATTTCCAACAATTATGTGTATGCCAAATATTCTCTTCCCTTTTTTGAGCTAGCCAATATATTACATCTAGATGAGCGCAGAACTACCACAGGTGGGGGaacaaaaaagagaaaaaagaagaacaacaagaaaaagaaaaagaaaaatgataattttaaataccACCTTCATTATGATAACTATGATAGTGGTAAATCTGACGATGATAACTGTAAAGGAGATGACTATGGCGGAGATGATACTGGGGGGGATAGCCTCAAATTGTGCAGACTTGTCAAGGTGGACAATAAGTTTTCACAAGAGAAccattattttaatactaCACAGAATAGAAACTATTTCGAGTATTCAAGCAATGTTGTTCATGAGATAAACGTAAATGATCATcctctttttaaaaagacAAATGACGAAATGCCACTAAAGTCATATATTATGGAAAGTGAAATCATTTCCTCTAATAATTCCAGCAAAGGGAGAAGCGATGGGAGCAGCTTACACTCTAACCATGTTGAAGATGCAAGTGAAAAAAGTAGGTACTCCTTTGAGGCGTCTGACTCGACTTATGATCATGCCACTACGGAAGAGAAGCACTTGTGTTTGCTTGTAGATCAGGGGGATGACGATAGGAGTGCAAAGGAAATATTAACGGGCAAGGAAGTGGTGCAGGAAGAAAAAGCGGTGGAAGAAGAGAAAGCGGTGGAGGAAGAGAAAGCGGTGGAGGAAGAGAAAGCGGTGGAGGAAGAGAAAGCGGTGGAGGAAGAGAAAGCGGTGGAGGAAGAGAAAGAGGTGGAGGGAAAGGAAGCGGAGGAGGGAAAGGAAGCGGAGGAGGAGGTAAAACAATCGGGAGGACAAGAACTACGGAGTGGGAACTACCAGGTGGAAAAGATACACACACAAggagaaaaagaagataGAGAAACTCgaagaatatatttagaaaaaataaaaggtaaATATAGTGACTATGACGATGATGCAAAAACAGAAGCAGACGAAATTGAACAGGGGATTGAAAAGTGGGACAAACAAGAAGAGATGGAAAAAGAAGCATCAGAACAAGAGCAATACATAATGAAAGCAGAACAACATGAAAAGAAAgaggaaatatataatacaaaaatagaGAAGATAGATAATGTGTCCAGAGAAGTAGAACTCGAACTGGTAGTCAGAACACGCAGAGAAGTAGAACGGAAGGAGGTAGACAACGTACGAGGAGAAGTACATCGGAGAGTGATAGACAACGTACGAGGAAAAGTACATCGGAACGTGATAGACAACGTACGAGGAGAAGTACATCGGAAAGTGATAGACAACGTACGAGGAGAAGTACATCGGAGAGTGATAGACAACGTACGAGGAGAAGTACATCGGAAAGTGATAGACAACATACGCGGAGAAGTAGAACAGAAGGAGGTAGACAATATACATAATGAAGTAAAACTAGAGCTGGTAGACGACACACGCAGAGAAGTAAAACGAAAGGTGGAAGACGATAAACGCAGCGAAGCAGAACTCGAAATAGTAGACGGCACAATAAAGgaggaaaaacaaaacgGAAGGGATGATGCTccaaaaattgaaaaaaaaggaagaatgTGCAAAGTAGACAAAGCAGTAGTGATTGAAGAAGGTGACAAAAAAGAACATATGGTAGACGAACGTGcagaaatatatgaacagaTGAACACAAACAGTAAAggtatgataaaaaaaaaaaaaattttaaataatgaagaatataTGATACCATTTCAAGAACGAAGTACAGAACATATGAGCAATGAAGttcaacatttttttaattccttCAGTGAGACAATTATATCTAGTTTGCtaaaattgaaaaacaagaaaatacAGTCCTCCTTTTATCAAATTACTGATAGCTCTATAAAATTaaaccaaaaaaattttaataaaactgtggttaaatattatacaaaagGAGACTTAGTGCTATACTACATTAAGTATATACAAAAGCAGGGAAAGGAGGTGGACAAGCTGTTTCGAAATTTCCAA GCGACGGAGAAAGAAGTTGGTAACTTCAAACGGAGGTTCAGACTGCTTCACGGGAGAAATGTAACTCAAGAGGATATAAACAAAAGCATATATGTAAAGACAAAAAGTATGCACAAAGGTAAAATGCTAatagaaaacaaaataaataattttgttacaATACCATATGTCAAAGaagcatataaaataattgatgAAAGTAGAGAACTACTCGAATTATCAATCAGAGGTCAGAATtgtccaaaaaaaaaaaatatcgtAAGTACAGTAAAAAGTTATTTACGAAATAAcggaattttaaaaaataaaaaaaatggtatttctaaaaatataaaaagacaGAATACTGAACTATATAAAttacttataaaatatgaacactTCCAAAATGATTTAAGCTcattgataaaaattttagcCCTCTTATATGATAcaattattaacattaaaaatgGACATTTATCCCCGACTGATATATTTAGCGTGTtaagtgaaataaaaatgtttatatatgatagggaaataaaaaaaataagcacCAATTTAAGAAGCCCTGCGCGTAGCTCTGTCACAGTTGCTGCTTCTACTACCGCGACCACCACGTTCAGAAGTACCAATATGGGGGGTGCATCAAACGGAGAGAGAacggggaaaaaaaaaaaggaaaattaccTGAACAACCAGTGCAATGATAATAACCATAATAACGACGAAATTACTAGCTGTTTAACCCCCGAAATAGTGTGTATTTtggatataaaaaagaaaaattttgaCAAATTCCTAATTCAAAATGATAAGCTTAAAatagttaataaaaattctttaaGCTTCCTAAAAGAGATGTATTTTTTCGATTCGATATTTATAAAcaacatttattataataattttatgtctAATGTGgttgataaatatataaaccaTTTTATACACCAACATAATGTTGtgctttttaatttttctgttaattatataaaaaacaaaaaaaaaatttccttttttaattcgTTTAACGATTATTTTAATTCTGATAAAACAAATGCGAATATAGAAAAAGGGAGCACACATGGAGATCATCCAGttgttttcaaaaaaaagcgCAGACAACtggaaagggaaaaaattaagaaaaaaaaaaaaaaaaaggaaaaggaaaaggaaaaggaaaaagaaaaaggaaaaggaaaaggcgAAGGAAAGGGCGAAGAAGAGAAACAGGACGAAGTTGAAgatgatgaagaagaagGGGAAAATGTCAAAGACAAAGATGGCAGCAACGACGACGGACAAAACATCAAACAAAGTAAAAATGGAGACTACGCATTCATTCACAGTagtaatatgaacaaaaattcATGCACAACTCAAAACAgactaattaaaaaaaaaaacttatgtTACAATAATTTTGATACATCAAATAGCGAACAAGATGAAGCAAACAACAGgaggaataaaaaaacaatgttcataaaaattatacatgaattaaagaaaaaattaaacgaagtatattcttataatacTTACAATTTAACATTAAACGCATATGCACAAAAAGGCAAAAAACTGTATAACATTAACAAGTGCATATTCAAAGAGGATGCAAATGGTACTCCACAACCTAACTTTATGAATGataaggtaaaaataaaattcaccaatatatatatggataaaaatcgtaaattaaaaaaaaagtgggagaaaaatgaagaaaatgaaaatatatttcgtGGTTGTCTACACAACAGTCAAAATGAGGATGTTGATACTGATAATGAGGATGCGGATAATAATAACGATATGGATAGGGGCACGGAAAAACACAAGGACTCCACTTCATACTTACCATGCAtagatttaaaaataataaagaacgtaaatgattatattaattataaaaatataaataattttaaaaaatactcCATAATCTTTCTGATCAAATTGGAGTTGTTACTACTTTCCCAAGATGATGctattatcaaaaaaaaaaaaaaaaaaaaaaaaaaaaagatatttcattttacccttgttgatataaatataccaaTCTTtgatataatgaaaaagaataaacataatgttaattatttactagaatttaaaaataggaaaaattttgaaaacgtatttttaaattacactCAATCTTACTTTTTCAACTCAGTTAATTTATCCTGCTCCTCGTACAATATTGTtaagtttttatttcaaaaaaatccTTACGTctgtttaattttatatattaacgaTGATTTTATCTTCACAGATAATCATAATATACCATCTTCTATGTGCGACGAGACATACATAATGGGAAGAAGTACAAACATAGATGatacaaataaattcaaaaaagaaatatccaatcaatacataattttacagctcttatatatttattactggTGTTGTATGTGCGATAGATCCAATTCTTCATAA